In Arachis hypogaea cultivar Tifrunner chromosome 2, arahy.Tifrunner.gnm2.J5K5, whole genome shotgun sequence, a genomic segment contains:
- the LOC112723290 gene encoding LOW QUALITY PROTEIN: pentatricopeptide repeat-containing protein At3g61360-like (The sequence of the model RefSeq protein was modified relative to this genomic sequence to represent the inferred CDS: substituted 1 base at 1 genomic stop codon), protein MRKNKNGKRLMSEGGRDGFDNEVCSSSSPLSYGRSGGNYDGRMRRNTNGRRPFSKDDDYGSDDGEYSFSPFNSERNGVDGRMRKNGNGRRFPSRDVSGSDDGEYPSSPFSSERNGGTVDGRMRKNGNGRRLASRDVNGPNGSYSGRVGSGMRQGRGNPSANRRGSANRRGGTYSSRNSSYDSPRVRDANSEVYDMDLQQDGSYGFPRKISQGIVEDEWSAAIGKMFLEEGDRCRKCIAILVGLSSQLNSSEFIDSMKTTMSCLNMWQVEFAQGPVKYHIILRNLPLEFPIKQLGNYVPPSNFALNLNLNHVYKQLKLTSSYPCSTFKLCTQPKPSLESKQIDVETISRIINDHPFPDQPLRPTLLHHLPLSTITTRLIENVLGHLFASHCNGLKALEFFNFTLHHSYSRLSPDSLEKTLHILTRMRYFEKAWSLLKEIGRTHPSLLTLKSMSIMLTKIAKFQSVDDTLEAFRRMEHDVFVGKVFGTDEFNVLLKAFCTQRQMKEARSVFVKMVPRFSANTKTMNILLLGFKESGDVTSVELFYHEMVKRGFNPDGVTYNIRIDAYCKKACLGDALRVLDEMEQRGFVPTIESITTLIHGTGLVRNKGKAWQLFNEIPSRNLVVDTGAYNALISTLVXVKDIESALSLMDEMVELDGVTYHTLFLGLKKTKGIEGVSELYHTMTKTNFVLKTRTVVTLMKYFCQNSHVDLGLSLWKYMVERGYCPHSHALDLLVTGICSRGMVQEAFECSKQLLERGRHMSTASFSMMENFLLKAGQKEKLKDLDQMIKKLQSILPPSRGHTTDYKDDGELVHDSIEAKVGRMVTLSNETHMSIILIMNLEFNQNAEVAYEAANAAIAGGISLVLNQLVKEHPTTAFRVCLHPLSCCINILCLSVYLHMNLH, encoded by the exons ATGAGGAAGAATAAGAATGGAAAAAGGCTTATGTCAGAGGGTGGTCGTGATGGGTTTGATAACGAagtgtgttcttcttcttctcctttgagTTATGGAAGAAGTGGTGGGAATTATGATGGTAGAATGAGAAGGAATACGAATGGAAGGAGGCCTTTTTCAAAGGATGATGATTATGGATCTGATGATGGAGAGTATTCCTTTTCTCCTTTCAATTCTGAGAGGAATGGAGTTGACGGCAGAATGAGGAAGAATGGGAATGGAAGGAGGTTTCCATCAAGGGATGTTAGTGGGTCTGATGATGGAGAGTATCCCTCTTCTCCTTTCAGTTCTGAGAGGAATGGAGGGACTGTTGATGGCAGAATGAGGAAGAATGGGAATGGAAGGAGGTTGGCGTCCAGGGATGTTAATGGGCCTAATGGGTCTTACTCTGGTCGAGTTGGTTCTGGTATGAGGCAGGGTCGGGGTAATCCTAGCGCCAACAGAAGaggtagtgccaacagaagaggTGGAACATACAGTAGCAGAAATTCAAGCTATGATTCGCCAAGAGTCAGAGATGCTAATTCTGAAGTTTATGATATGGATTTGCAACAGGATGGAAGTTACGGGTTTCCCAGGAAGA TCAGTCAAGGCATTGTAGAGGATGAATGGAGTGCTGCTATCGGCAAAATGTTTCTTGAGGAAGGTGACAGATGCAGAAAATGTATTGCCATTTTGGTAGGCCTTTCTAGTCAGCTTAATTCCTCAGAATTTATTGATTCCATGAAAACAACAATGTCTTGTCTGAATATGTGGCAAGTTGAATTTGCACAAGGACCTGTCAAATACcatattatttt AAGAAATTTGCCCCTCGAATTCCCCATAAAACAACTTGGTAACTATGTTCCACCCTCAAATTTTGCACTCAACCTCAATCTCAATCATGTTTACAAGCAATTGAAGTTGACAAGCTCATACCCATGTTCCACTTTCAAATTGTGCACTCAACCCAAACCATCTTTGGAGTCAAAGCAAATTGATGTGGAAACCATTAGCAGAATCATCAATGACCACCCTTTCCCTGACCAACCCCTCCGCCCCACACTGCTACATCACCTCCCTCTTTCCACCATCACCACCCGGCTTATCGAAAATGTCCTTGGTCACCTCTTTGCTTCACATTGCAATGGTCTCAAGGCTCTTGAGTTCTTTAACTTCACCCTCCACCACTCCTACTCTCGCCTCAGTCCTGATTCCTTGGAGAAGACCCTCCATATTCTTACTAGGATGAGGTATTTTGAGAAAGCTTGGAGCTTGTTGAAAGAAATTGGGAGAACTCATCCTTCACTCCTCACACTCAAGTCCATGAGCATTATGTTGACCAAAATTGCCAAATTTCAATCCGTTGACGACACCCTTGAAGCTTTTAGGAGGATGGAGCATGATGTGTTTGTAGGGAAGGTGTTTGGAACTGATGAGTTTAATGTGCTTCTGAAAGCGTTTTGCACTCAGAGGCAGATGAAGGAGGCTAGATCTGTGTTTGTGAAGATGGTGCCAAGGTTTTCTGCGAATACTAAGACCATGAACATTTTGCTGTTGGGGTTCAAGGAATCAGGTGATGTTACCTCTGTTGAGCTCTTCTATCATGAAATGGTTAAGAGGGGTTTTAATCCTGATGGTGTGACTTATAATATTAGGATTGATGCTTACTGCAAGAAAGCTTGTTTAGGTGATGCTTTGAGGGTTTTGGATGAGATGGAGCAGAGGGGTTTCGTCCCTACAATCGAGAGTATAACCACATTAATTCATGGAACAGGATTGGTTCGAAACAAAGGAAAGGCATGGCAATTGTTCAACGAGATTCCGTCTAGGAACTTGGTTGTGGATACTGGTGCCTATAATGCTCTGATTAGTACATTGGTTTGAGTCAAAGATATTGAATCTGCGCTTTCCTTGATGGATGAGATGGTTGAGCTTGATGGGGTAACTTACCACACATTGTTCTTAGGGTTGAAGAAGACAAAGGGGATTGAAGGTGTGAGTGAACTTTACCATACAATGACTAAAACGAATTTTGTTTTGAAAACAAGAACAGTTGTGACACTAATGAAATATTTCTGCCAAAATTCTCATGTTGATTTGGGTTTGAGTTTATGGAAATACATGGTTGAGAGAGGGTATTGTCCTCATTCTCATGCTTTGGATCTTCTAGTCACTGGAATATGCTCCCGGGGTATGGTGCAAGAAGCTTTTGAGTGCTCCAAACAATTGTTAGAAAGAGGAAGACATATGAGCACTGCTTCATTTTCAATGATGGAAAATTTTTTACTCAAGGCTGGTCAGAAAGAAAAGTTGAAGGATCTAGATCAAATGATTAAAAAATTGCAAAGTATCTTACCACCATCAAGAGGACATACCACTG ATTACAAAGATGATGGCGAGCTTGTTCACGATTCCATTGAAGCCAAAGTTGGTAGAATGGTTACCTTATCTAATGAAACACACATGTCAATAATATTGATAATGAATTTGGAGTTTAATCAAAA TGCAGAAGTGGCCTATGAAGCTGCAAATGCTGCAATAGCAGGTGGCATTTCACTT GTTCTAAATCAGCTGGTCAAGGAGCACCCGACTACGGCATTTCGAGTATGCTTGCACCCTTTAAGTTGCTGCATCAATATTCTTTGTTTGAGTGTATATCTTCACATGAACCTACATTAA
- the LOC112741921 gene encoding putative DEAD-box ATP-dependent RNA helicase 33, translating into MGGGPRTYPGGVSKWQWKRMQAKKAKKAKQLLKARLSRERHIYEMRKRAELRAAVSDLERPWEPVQQAPALFSVRADEQVKVLADRFQRPGGFDLWSEKDGPQLFQTPDELPSARFFPKGVVHSIRPYRRIDADELLGKGSGVSDHRDGEDSSSAARFLSEGLAVWLMSLMIRSVLQLC; encoded by the exons ATGGGCGGGGGACCGAGGACGTACCCGGGCGGGGTCTCCAAGTGGCAGTGGAAGCGCATGCAGGCCAAGAAGGCCAAGAAGGCCAAGCAGCTCCTCAAAGCCCGCCTCTCCCGCGAGCGTCACATTTATGAGATGCGCAAGCGGGCCGAGCTCCGGGCTGCCGTCTCCGACCTCGAGAGACCCTGGGAGCCCGTCCAGCAGGCCCCCGCCTTGTTCTCTGTGCGGGCCGACGAGCAGGTCAAGGTCCTCGCCGACAG GTTCCAAAGACCTGGTGGGTTTGACCTCTGGAGCGAGAAGGACGGGCCTCAGTTGTTTCAAACTCCTGATGAGTTGCCATCTGCAAGGTTCTTCCCCAAAGGGGTTGTTCATAGTATCAGGCCTTATAGGAGGATTGATGCTGATGAGTTGCTGGGGAAGGGTAGCGGGGTTAGTGATCATAGAGATGGAGAGGATTCTTCTTCTGCTGCAAGGTTTTTATCTGAGGGTCTGGCCGTCTGGCTGATGAGTCTGATGATCAGGAGTGTTCTTCAGCTTTGTTGA